The genomic region GGGCCCACTGAATTTAGCTGTAATGCTAAGCCATTACAGCTAACCAAACATGATGTTAAAGTTTAGACTATTTTGAGTTTAAATCAATTAAATtttgagttgaattgaaatgttatgCTTTAAGTGATCTTATTCAAGTAAACAGATGATGGAGTAAACAACAAAATAACAGCCCGTATTTCTCTATAGTATGGTGATGTGGAGAAGACAGAGAGTTTCCAAtatgtttttgatttggtggaaGGCCTCATGGAGAAGATGTTGGACCTTTAAATCTTGGAAACCTAGGTGAATTCACCATGCTTGAGCTTGCTGAGGTGGTACAAGAAACAGTAAACTCGAATGCAAAGATAAGAGTTCAGATCAAATACCAAAGAGGAATCTTAGAAGCACGTGTAAAACTTTTAAGTGTTGAAATTATATATAATCACTTAATGTTTTAACAAAAGagttaacaatattaattatttgaacaaattaaaaatattattaaagtatagaaactaaactatattaaaaattaaaatatatagattaaattttaaaatcaagcATATTAAAGGGACTACATCTgatatttaactatttttgtaAATAATACTAAAAGCATTGGGTTGCCACGTGGCAGCAGAAGGAAAGTCCAAAAGACGTTCTTTTTATATATAAGatgttacataatttttttaataaaacttatcttctatttatttatttttacaactatatttatttaaaataagtaaatatatattataaatatactCATATCATGTACCAATAAaagtacataaataaataaaattggaatttgtttttatattttaaaattttgaaaattaatggCCTAATTTTGGATAATATCGTATGCGTTTTAGGAGTGGATGTGCCCGATCctcctaaaatttaaattttaaaaaattttaaattagtaaatgtaaaattatactttgaatCCTTAAAagtgataaaatttaatttaatcctttaaaaattataaagatataaattattaaaatggtaaaattacattttattattataaaattacaatttaattttaacctCCTAAAAAATTTTTGATTTCAGCCTGGATACTATCTCCTTACTTTAGGAAAATAGAGAAATTAatcattctattttattttatcaaaatttaattattttattttataaaaattaagaaattagTCTTATTAATAAACTTGCTATAAAACCTTTTTGTTAAATCACTAACTTTGAAGATTAACcattcaataatatatatatatatatatgcaaaactTAACAAAAGTCAGCAGTAAAACAATCTATATGCtacaaattaacaaaaaaaactaTTAAAGTGTTTACCAACAATTGaactaaaatatgaaaaattaaaataaagagactaatttttcaaatttaataaaaaatagggattgaaaatcaaataaatttaagAATGGAGGTGTAAACCAATTAGAGTGTAGAATGAGGAAAGGTGGGCAATAAAGTAGGCCATCAAAGTGCAAGTCTTTTCCCCTTTATCCATTTCCTTCAAAAAGAGATCCTTAACGATTCCCCAACGGCTCTTCATTCAATGCAATGTATTGTAGCCCACTAACTAGCCGTTACACTGACTTTTCCTTCTCTTTTATCTATTACCCTTTAAAATCCCCCCTTTGCCTTTTTCTGTTTTCTCTCAATAAAGAAAAACCATCTTTTTGATTTGAAGTTCACAGTCGTCATTTCATATTCTCAAGTACAACAGCAGGTGTCAATGGCTAAAGTAGCAgcagctctctctctctctttcctcATCTTTTCCTTCATTCCAGGTAGTTTTAATTAGTAATCCTAGGTTTCACACTTTCATTACAAAGTACCAAGTAAAAAAACACTTTTCTTTTTCTGTACTTTCTTTTGTggatctttttctttctttgcatGCTTTTCATGAATCTAGTTCAGTTCTACCTTGggtttttacttggtttttctaattttatttttaggtggaACTTTGATGATGGTAAATGGACAGGTAAATTCATTGTGAACTCAGAAACTAGTTGATGGTGAAAATAATTGTGTTAAAGCTTTTgaaaatgggtaaatttttgCAGAAAAGTTGGTGTGTGGCTAAGCCATCATCGGATCAGGCAACTCTACTGGCAAACATTAATTTCGCTTGTTCTCAAGTGGATTGCCGTGTAATGCAAAAGGGTTGTCCTTGTTTCAGCCCTGATAATCTGATGAACCATGCTTCCATTGCTATGAATCTTTACTACCAAGCCAAGGGAAGAAACAAGTGGAACTGTGATTTCAGAGGCTCAGGTCTTATTGTCATCACTAATCCAAGTAAGTGGATTTTGTTTATGTTTCTTTGATTAATTGGTGTGATTTGTTCTTAATATATATGTTGGATGTGCTAAAATTTTGTGTTGTTTTTGATGTTTGTGCAGGTTATGCTGACTGCATTTATGACTAGCCTAAGCTTATGACTGGACATTGGTGTGGTTTAAGCCGCTTTACATATTGTAATTCCTTCGAGAAAAAGGGAATCTTGTAGCTTAAATTatcatctttgtttcaattttaagaattatgtaaatgtatTTAACTAGGTTGATAAAAGTGAATTCTCATGGAAAGCTAATTCTTTAAGGTGTGAATTTATCTGTGTATAATTTATATACTGATAGTAGGATAATTACACTCAATAATTAATTAATGAATCTAAAGGACTTTTCAattcttaaaattataaattaatatataataaaattatattttaattttataaaatttattattcaattttcatCACCTGCaagaattttgaattaaataattatgattaGTCCCTTTCAGTAATTATGTTTTTAGTAGGTAATATTGAGTCATTTATTTTTACTATATAAAGTTATATACCATAGTAAATTAAATA from Gossypium arboreum isolate Shixiya-1 chromosome 1, ASM2569848v2, whole genome shotgun sequence harbors:
- the LOC108482311 gene encoding glucan endo-1,3-beta-glucosidase-like; protein product: MAKVAAALSLSFLIFSFIPGGTLMMVNGQKSWCVAKPSSDQATLLANINFACSQVDCRVMQKGCPCFSPDNLMNHASIAMNLYYQAKGRNKWNCDFRGSGLIVITNPSYADCIYD